From the genome of Salvelinus sp. IW2-2015 unplaced genomic scaffold, ASM291031v2 Un_scaffold2737, whole genome shotgun sequence:
CTCTGTGGGGTAACGGCGCCGGCACACGTCTGGGTGCCATCAAGTTCATGACGAGTCAGAACCGGCAGTTCTTTGAAAAAATGACCAGCTGGSMACTGAAGACTGAGTACACCATAGATGTGGGGTCCGGAATCTGCCTGGGGCTGCAGGGCAGGTCTGGCTCSGACATCGACTGCATGGGCTTCCTCTTCATCAAAACCATCAAGTCGTCCGTGCTGACCGACATGGAGTATCCCACCCTGTCCCTCTTCAAACCCCAGGTGTGTGTAGACAGCTCAGGAATACTCTACCGATGCTCTAACATTAAGGGGGCTGTCCACTTTAAAACATGTAATCCAATATGGGGGTCGACATTCATCAGGCATCTCATTTCTAGGACAGTCATGCCTTATGTTTAATTGGCCTTGGTCAGTAAAATAGCCccaaaacctttttttaaatgttttttacctTTACTCATACGCATCAGTCCACGATAGCAAGCACACACCTGTTATTAATGTTGGCTTTCTAAAAATCTATATCCATTATTAAATTGTCTTTGTCTTGTTTGAACAACTTGTATCTTTGTTGATTTTAGGTGACCCCAGAAAATGTGACATCCGTTTCTCACCAGAACGACACCWCCTCGGTTCTAGAAAAGTCCATTACATACAGCAAGACCCTGACCAAGACTTCCTCCTGGTCCGtcagcaacaaaatggagtccaCCTTGAATGTGTCGGTCAAAGCGGGGATCCCAGATCTGTTCGAGATGTCATCAGGGTTCAGCTTGACCGTAGGAGTGGAGGATTTCACCAGCCTGCACAAGACAGAGACCATAACAGAATCGGGTACCATCACCGTGAAGATCCCGCCAGGGAAGACCATGGATGTTGAGATCACAATGGGGAAAGCGAATATCGACCTCGACTACAGGGCCACAGTAAAAGTCACCTGCATGAATGGCAGTCAGCTGCTCTTCCCATCCAACGGCATCTACACTGGTGTGACTTACACTTCAGTGAGGATGTCCACAAAGGAGAGATGAGTCAAGTGTGTGACTTTATGAATAAAAAGTGCAGTGATAGAAATTGACACATTACTGATTCTTTGTGTGCCTTTTCTGTTATTAWKATCATCTTTGAGTGATTCTAATTGAACCCAGTTCTTTGTCTCAGAGGATATAACAATAGGTGGGTCTTTCCTACAATCCGGTGCCTTTTGTGTCCAATGACATGTTAAAACTTGTTTGGGAGAAGGGggaagcattttcacttttggctGAATTATTGAACAACATTAATTTAAAGATGTTTATGGTTAGACCCCCATTTACCATAAACACGATGTTATGTAACTTGATTTCATAAAAAATTTGTCTTGTGTGTTTGCCATATCTCCTGTATAGTTTCGACTTCCATCGGACATTAAAATTTGCAAATATTGGAATTAACATTACATTGAGTTCTCTTTAACAAATTCTTTATGATTAACACATGCAGGCACTCAAACACACGCACGTTCAcgttacacacaccacatctaACAGACTYATATAATGAACAATTTAAATATTTCACCCTAACCCAAAagacgtgtaaatattggactatacaTTGTGTAGAATCCAAGCATCATCTCAGCTGCATATCAGTTACAACTAACAGCATTTTTGTTGAAATTCTAGGAACTATGGGGCAGCAGTTAGCCTgcgttgggccattaaccgaaaggttactagatcaaatcccagagatGACAATGTATAAATCTGGTCTctacctgaacaaggcagttaacccactgttcctaggccgtcattgtcgataacaatttgttcttaactgatttgcctagttaaatgaaggtcaaATTTTTTTAAACGATTTggaactatccaaataaagtgaaaCAAGTTGAGCATCTACAGACTCAACTGATGAGCATGTTCAGTGCATTTACTAACACAAACTCTGTAGTTATTCAGTGGGACTATctaaattattatttaatttaacctttaactaggcaagtcagttaagaaaaatattcttatttacaatgacggcctaccaaagcgcgtcctgcggggatgggggctgggattacaaatataaattatattaaaaTATAGAACAAAATAGACActacgaagcagccacaactgtcagtaagagtgtccatgattgagtctttgaagagattgagataaataACATGAAAGACTTTAAATTAATATTCATTAATCACTAAACATGCAAATCCTGGAATTAATTAAATAACCTTTTGATGCTGGAGCACCTGGGGGAAAaatactgaacaataatataaatcaccatgtaaagtgttggtcccactgcaTCACCTGGGGGAaaacactgaacaataatataaatcacATGGtataagtgttggtcccactgcaGCACCTGGGGGaaacactgaacaataatataaatcacatgtaaagtgttggtcccactgcaCCTGGGGGaaacactgaacaataatataaatcaccatgtaaagtgttggtcccactgcaGCACCTGGGGGAATACACTGAACAATATAAAAtaaccatgtaaagtgttggtcccactgcattgggggaatacactgaacaataatataaatcaccatgtaaagtgttggtcccactgcagcacctgggggaatacactgaacaataatataaatcaccatgtaaagtgttggtcccactgcaTTCACTGGGggaatacactgaacaataatataaatcaccatg
Proteins encoded in this window:
- the LOC112074649 gene encoding aerolysin-like protein — protein: MATTLHLIGGGGGTSFEFHGMDNGATLKKIGVAVGGSQVKAVRAELTDGKVATFGDANTFNEFEFNLGERITKLALWGNGAGTRLGAIKFMTSQNRQFFEKMTSWXLKTEYTIDVGSGICLGLQGRSGSDIDCMGFLFIKTIKSSVLTDMEYPTLSLFKPQVTPENVTSVSHQNDTXSVLEKSITYSKTLTKTSSWSVSNKMESTLNVSVKAGIPDLFEMSSGFSLTVGVEDFTSLHKTETITESGTITVKIPPGKTMDVEITMGKANIDLDYRATVKVTCMNGSQLLFPSNGIYTGVTYTSVRMSTKER